Within the Nicotiana tabacum cultivar K326 chromosome 11, ASM71507v2, whole genome shotgun sequence genome, the region GTTTAatgtgtgatgatccaaaaggtcatcacttgatttttgAGTCAATTTTGTGTTCTGAGGCCCTAAAAGTCTCCTTTtatctcacctcaatttgtgtgcacgGTCTGAGCGTATATCCGGaatgcttttatgtgaaaatttgatgaaaatgctaatttggtctttaaaattgaatttaagttgactttggtcaatattttgggtaaacggactcagacctataatttgacggtcccggagggtccatagaaaaatatgggacttgggcgtatgcccgaaatcgaattccgaggtccctccgagaaattaatttttgaagaaaattggttaactgaaattttaagagtttttggaaattcaaatgtatttgaaattgatggtatcaggcccgtattttggttctggaggccgtacaggtcttatatggtatttaggtcgagcctgtaaaattttgtaagaaacggacttgatataacgtgaatcggaccctcggttgttacAATTTaaacttaagagttcttgagattcttctttgattttgatgctaaatttgtcgttaaaggtgttaatttggcgatttcatcgcacgagtaagtccatatgatgtttttgagttagtatgcatgtttggtttggagccccgagggctcagtgagtttcgaataggtttcggaaggtttttacaCTTAAGAAAAGTTGCAAAATTTCTGCTTCAGGTGCACAGAtcttttgtgcatcgcgatcgcatagtaacactcgcgatcgcgaaagagaaATTAGGACAAGGgtggatttgttcttcgcgaacgcaaagccaCTGTCGCAAACGCGGAGCACTGGGGggttgctcatcgcgaacgcgacttgTGTGATGCGAACGCGTAGTATAAAATGGAGGTTGGCTGGGGACTTGtcttttcttctacgcgaacgcgtaatgctgtccgcgaacgcgaaggtctgggaggcttacccttcacgaacgcgtagaGGAAATCGTGATCGCGTAAGTCCACTTCTGGCAGCTCTTCGCGATAGTgttcttgcgaacgcgatgaacactttcgcccagcacttaaaacaGTAGCTAAGTCGGGATTTAGcccatattttcatattttcaaaactagagagcattgaggcaattttcaaggaacaagttcttccccaaagcattggtatatgattctaaaccttattctttcgatttcccattgcatttcatcaattttcatcgaaatatctagggtttttatggtagaaattgggaatttgggtaaagttagggctttttgaataattggaatttagacctcgttttggggtcggatttcgaaactaattgcatattttggGCTCGTGGGTAAATGGATaatcgagttttgaccaagcgggctcggggtcgatttttgactttttggggaaaatgatagaaaacctataattaagcattgagtATGAGttctttagtatttattgatgttgttaaattaatttggactagatacaaataatttggaggcgaattctaaaggaaaagcagtGTTTGAGGTTTGAGTTGGCCGtagaagttcgaggtaagtgtttggcctaaccttagcttgagggaatatgtattgtgctttatttgctatgtgctagtttAGTGTAcggcgtataggtgtggtgacgagtacctatacatTGCTGTCAAGCAtacccgtgagtcttaaattgtgatcGTTGTAGTTCTTAATAATACGAatgcctaaattgttgatcatccaTGTTGAGCAAGATTTATGATTATTTTCTCGATATTTGGTtattgttgagcattggctcTGTTGAAGTTcaattgtgaagttgattattggtacaagtttggttatagctgattcccttgccgggacgtatttaattcttattgttgattcccttgccgggatgtatttatacttattattgattcccttgctgggatattgttgttgctattgtttgggtgaggaaagagtgataaagcacgaagggtgatgtcgtgcacattcatatttatgcatttggtgagaaaagagtgataaagcacaaagggtgatgtcgtgtacatttttattgatattgatgcatatggtgaggaagagagataaagcgcgaagggtgatgtcgtgcacattttcattacttgattgcattggtgaggattgagagtaaaagcatgaagggtgatgacgtgcacaTATTGCCTGTTTGTTATGACTTCTTGTTGTTTTCGGTTCAAATATCTTAACTGCCTTATTCCACCATTACTGTGATTCTCTGTGTTGGTATTTCCTCatagcatgttacccctcccccGTTACTTTTGAATTACTTTTATTACTGTTGTTCTGTTAGATACTGTTTAGCTGCAGGTTATTGGTTTGTTGTGTCCTAGCtttgtcactacttcaccgaggttaggctcgacacttaccagcacatggggttggttgtgctgatactacactctgcacttttttgtgtagatcccggtactggagTACATACCATAGCttggggttgctgccttcagtccatcaggagacccgaggtagtcctgcaggcgttcgtAGGCCTTGGAGTCCCCTCCCTATCTAGTTTTCATCTGTTCTTTActatttcagagacagacatgtactttctttttcagacttcatttgtagttttcttagatagtccgtgagattgtgacaccagttctgggtgattTATGTTGTAGATTCGTATTGGTATTAGCTAAATTGTTACATTTCATCCTTCAGCTTTATTAATTTCCGCTGTTTATAAATGTTAATTTACAATTGTTaatggattaaaaatgaaaagggtaaaataattggtttgcctagctttcactagtaggcgtcatcacgacttccgagggtggGAAGTTCGGATCGTGACATAATGGTTATTTGATATTTGGTAGCTTTTACTTTGATAATTTTTCGCAAAAGAAAAAGGTGAATATTTCTATCATGCaagagaaataaataaatgaatataGGAATAGtatatgtgagagaataagacagtgttagaaaatgatttatttttttattgcaATTTTAAAAAACTTAAAAAGATGTTACTATGTGTTAATGAAATAGGATAAGGATGTACGGAAAATCGCTATAATCAGTGGATGGTTAAAAATATATATGATGCACCATAAGGTAGTGTAACATCTCtcttaaaagaaataatttctgtttcttttttcttcctctttcaaGGCACCTCTAGCATTAAtacgaaaagaaaaaaatttctttcaatgGAAACAACTATGTATTTTGTGAATCATTTAATCCAGTGGTATTGTATTTCATTTCTATTAGTTAAATTGAATAGTTTCAAATCATCTTATATTtgattataattaaaaaaatcagaatcaattacaATTAATTAAAGAGTGCATCaattagtaatatttttttgaaaagaaaaaaggaatagTGCAATAGTTACTACTCACTAACACCTATATGAGCATATAAGTCATTCGTCCTTGACATGATAAATGCCATTTTTCTATTTAAGAGTTTAATGAAATTAATATTAGTTGTTTCTCTTTTATAGTCTAAAGAAAGCTTAGTGGTGAATGAGTTTCTACTGATATATTTTCAAGTCTAAATGTTTCGCTTTATCAGACAATAATTATCTCTTTAGGATAACAACATTATCTTTGAAATTGATGATATGGAATGTTTTGGAgctaattagaaaaaaatatatttataaagaaATATATACACATGAAAAGTTAATCTACTCTATCCCGGGTAAATTTACAATAAGATCGTATtgtaattgaatttttttttataatcgtGCGAAGCGCGAACAAATTGACTAGTGATAAATAAAGTATCTGCTTTACCATAATACCCAGAATAATAATAGCATTTTAAGAGGTCGTGAGAAATAATTTGGGGAATAAGTAGTTAATGATAATAGTAAGACAAAAAAAAACATTTGGTTTTAATCATGATTtgctaaaattaaaaattactaaaaatgaaaatatatttttagtatattggacaaggaaaattaatttataaataagtTGATTGTATAACACTAGATTACAGCATGTCATCTTACCATTTGTAATTGGGAAGCACTGCAGGTGACAGATGATGACAAAGGCGATACACATGAAACAGTACGTGACAAATCCATCAATTTTCAATTCAATCATCCCCATAGCTCGGCAATTTTTTTCTACGTCAAGTGCAGTATCAGCCTTAGAATCAGAAACTGGACCGGTACAAAAACGTTTTGGTTCATTTATTGGTGTTATACAAGACAAAGATCTTCTAAAAAAGGCTCCAAATGGGGAACTTTTAGTACTGTATCTTATTGACAATGGCGCAATGGACCCGGATGCCAGTTTATATAACCAGCTACTGAAAAAATGTACGGAATGGAAGCGGCTTAAAGAAGGCAAAGTGGTTCATGAACACTTCCTGAGGTCGAGGTTTAGAAATTATGTTGTTCCGAATAACACGTTGATTAATATGTATGCGAAGTGTGAAAGCATGGATGGTGCTcgcaaggtgtttgatgaaatgcctgAGAGAGATATGGTTTCTTGGACTGCGTTAATTACTGGGTATTCGCAGAATGAGGGTGCTGAGGAGGCCTTGGTTTTGTTTTGTGAGATGGTGAAGTTTGGGTTTATGCCGAATCAGTTTACTTTTGGCAGTGTTCTCAAGGCTTCCGGGGCATTGGACAGTGGTGGAACTGGCAGGCAAGTACACGGGGCGTGTGTGAAGTTTGGATACGAGGAGAATGTGTATGTTGGGAGTGCTCTTGTGGATATGTATGCAAGGTGTGGACTAATGGACGAAGCGAAAATTGTGTTTGACAAGTTAAGTTGCAAGAATGAGGTTTCTTGGAATGCTTTGATTGCTGGGCATGCTAGGAAAAGTGAGGGAGAAATTGCTGTGAAGCTTTTCTCTGTGATGACAAGAGGCGGTTTTCAGCCGACCCACTTTACATTTTCAAGTGTTTATGCAGCCTGTGCAAGCATTGGAGCTCTAGAGCCCGGGAAATGGGTGCATGTGCATATGATCAAGTCAGGGTTGGAACTTATTGCTTTTATTGGGAATACTCTGCTTGATATGTATGCTAAGTCTGGTAGCATTGATGATGCCCGAAAGGTTTTTGATAGGTTGGTGCAAAAGGATGTAGTCTCTTGGAACTCAATGCTTACGGCCTATGCTCAGCATGGACTCGGAAAAGAAACTGTAGAATGTTTTGAGGAAATGCGTAGGATAGGACCTGAACCTAATGAAGTGACTTTTCTTTGCGCTCTTACAGCTTGTAGTCATGCTGGTCTTCTAGACAAAGGAATGCATTATTTTGAGTTGATGAAGAAATTTAAGATAGAGCCTAATATTTCACATTATGTGACCATTGTAGATCTACTTGGTCGATCAGGTCAACTTGACCGTGCTGAAAAATTCATAAATGAAATGCCAATTCAACCAAATGCAGCTGTTTGGAAAGCTTTGCTTGGAGCTTGTAGGATGCATAAAAACTTGGAATTGGGTGTTTATGCAGCTGAATGTGTGTTTGAACTTGATCCCTATGATTCAGGGCCACATATTTTGCTGTCTAACATCTATGCTTCTGCTGGTAGGAGAAGTGATGCTGCAAAAGTTAGAAAAATGATGAACGAGGGTGGAATCAAGAAAGAACCTGCTTGTAGTTGGGTGGAGATTGAGAATGCTGTTCATATGTTTGTAGCAAATGATGTTGCCCATCCGCAGAGAGAGGAGATCCGTAACATGTGGGAGAAGATAACTgataaaatcaaggaaattggctATGTCCCCGACACTAGCCACGTGCTTTGGTTTACGGATCAGCAGGAGAGGGAAGAGAGATTGCAATACCATAGTGAACGACTTGCTTTAGCATTTGCTCTTCTCAATTCTCCACCTGGATCCCCTATCC harbors:
- the LOC107787702 gene encoding pentatricopeptide repeat-containing protein At3g24000, mitochondrial, which codes for MMTKAIHMKQYVTNPSIFNSIIPIARQFFSTSSAVSALESETGPVQKRFGSFIGVIQDKDLLKKAPNGELLVLYLIDNGAMDPDASLYNQLLKKCTEWKRLKEGKVVHEHFLRSRFRNYVVPNNTLINMYAKCESMDGARKVFDEMPERDMVSWTALITGYSQNEGAEEALVLFCEMVKFGFMPNQFTFGSVLKASGALDSGGTGRQVHGACVKFGYEENVYVGSALVDMYARCGLMDEAKIVFDKLSCKNEVSWNALIAGHARKSEGEIAVKLFSVMTRGGFQPTHFTFSSVYAACASIGALEPGKWVHVHMIKSGLELIAFIGNTLLDMYAKSGSIDDARKVFDRLVQKDVVSWNSMLTAYAQHGLGKETVECFEEMRRIGPEPNEVTFLCALTACSHAGLLDKGMHYFELMKKFKIEPNISHYVTIVDLLGRSGQLDRAEKFINEMPIQPNAAVWKALLGACRMHKNLELGVYAAECVFELDPYDSGPHILLSNIYASAGRRSDAAKVRKMMNEGGIKKEPACSWVEIENAVHMFVANDVAHPQREEIRNMWEKITDKIKEIGYVPDTSHVLWFTDQQEREERLQYHSERLALAFALLNSPPGSPIRIKKNIRVCGDCHTAFKFASKVVNREIILRDTNRFHHFHNGSCSCGDYW